In a genomic window of Gossypium arboreum isolate Shixiya-1 chromosome 9, ASM2569848v2, whole genome shotgun sequence:
- the LOC108455016 gene encoding probable aquaporin NIP7-1 has product MKPLVLKMKHFFKDNHLPNVSNNNESRDDHEMGSSSMSANGDILIQNPSFHCFLQGKDLNPARAIIAEMLGTFILMFCISGIIASTKLTGGDALLEYALTAGLTIVVLIFSIGSISGAHVNPAVTIAIAAFGYFPWSRVPLYILAQILGSVLATLMGEFVYGINSDVMETQPSQGSQSAFMVELLATFIVVFVVAAVTQQSQTVGQLSGLVIGMAIRLAVLISGPVSGGSLNPARSLGPAIVSRNFDNIWLYLTAPVLGAVLGALMYKFLRLQGQPCLATSSPDSDMLSHSLAFGRS; this is encoded by the exons ATGAAACCTTTGGTCTTGAAAATGAAACATTTTTTCAAAGACAACCATTTGCCTAATGTTTCCAACAACAATGAATCTAGAGATGATCACGAGATGGGTTCTAGTTCTATGTCAGCAAATGGTGATATTTTGATCCAAAACCCTTCTTTCCATTGCTTCTTACAAGGCAAAGATCTCAACCCTGCTCGCGCG ATTATAGCTGAGATGTTGGGgacatttattttgatgttttgcaTAAGTGGGATCATAGCAAGCACTAAGCTAACAGGTGGAGATGCGTTGTTGGAGTATGCACTTACGGCAGGGTTAACAATTGTGGTACTTATTTTCTCTATAGGATCCATATCTGGTGCACATGTTAACCCTGCAGTCACTATAGCCATTGCAGCTTTTGGTTATTTTCCTTGGTCCAGG GTACCACTTTACATATTGGCTCAAATTCTGGGTTCTGTATTGGCAACATTAATGGGAGAATTCGTTTATGGCATAAATTCAGATGTTATGGAAACACAGCCAAGCCAAGGCTCTCAATCAGCCTTCATGGTGGAGCTCCTTGCCACTTTCATCGTCGTATTTGTTGTTGCAGCAGTGACTCAACAATCACAAACT GTTGGTCAACTGTCCGGGTTGGTTATTGGAATGGCCATTCGGCTTGCGGTCCTAATTTCAGG GCCTGTTTCAGGAGGATCACTGAATCCAGCAAGGTCCTTAGGACCAGCAATTGTGTCAAGAAATTTCGACAACATATGGTTATATCTAACAGCCCCAGTATTAGGAGCAGTATTAGGAGCCCTGATGTATAAATTCCTGCGTCTCCAAGGCCAACCGTGTCTTGCCACCTCCTCTCCCGACAGTGATATGCTCAGCCATTCCTTGGCATTTGGGAGGAGCTAA